A window from Gossypium raimondii isolate GPD5lz chromosome 7, ASM2569854v1, whole genome shotgun sequence encodes these proteins:
- the LOC105800539 gene encoding pentatricopeptide repeat-containing protein At3g22150, chloroplastic, which translates to MASSALPLPISPPSTTPSTVSTANNNPSHSSTTIICSPPPNPTLRTPSIRSRLSRICQQGQPHVARQLFDTIPQPKTVLWNTIIIGYICNNMPHEALLFYSHMKSCSSLTKCDSYTYSSVLKACALSRNFRIGKAVHCHFIRGLTYPSRIVYNALLNFYATCLSSMDNKEMGGYIEGFDYVKHDLVCKVFNMMRKRDVVAWNTMILWYVKTERYLEAVKLFRNMMKTGIKQSAVSFVNIFPAISGLVDYNNAEVLYGMLLKSGDECVDNFFVVSSAISMFAELGCLDFARKIFDNCSLRNIEIWNTMIGGYLQNNVPVEGIKLSIQAMELGTVFDDVTFLSALIAVSQLQQLHLAEQLHAYVIKNERKLPLMVANAILVMYSRCGSIHTSFEIFDKMPVRDVISWNTMVSAFVQNGLDDEGLLLVYEMQKQGFLVDSVTVTAILSAASNLRNQEIGKQTHAYLLRHGIKFEGMDSYIIDMYAKSGLIRNSQILFEKSNSSNRDQATWNAMIAGLAQNGLIEEAIVVFRKMLQQNVVPNAVTLASVLPACSLMGNIDLGKQLHGFSVRNLLDSNVFVGTALVDMYSKSGALKLAENMFSKIPEKNSVTYTTMILAYGQHGLGEKALTLFSSMQVSGIQPDVITFVAVLSACGYAGLVDEGLHIFYSMEREFNIQPSMEHYCCVADMLGKVGRVYEAYEFVEQLGEMGNSLEIWGSLLASCRLHQKSDLGEVVAKRLLQMDTENSTTGYHVLLSNIYAGEGNWESVDRVRKEMKEKDMRKAVGCSWIEVAGCVNYFTSKDQEHPQSDKLYELLGLHKEMKRC; encoded by the coding sequence ATGGCCTCCTCGGCTCTCCCTCTCCCTATCTCGCCGCCTTCAACCACCCCCTCTACCGTCAGCACCGCCAACAACAACCCTTCCCATTCCTCTACTACCATCATCTGCTCTCCACCCCCTAACCCAACTCTGAGAACTCCTTCCATCCGTTCTCGCCTTAGCCGAATATGCCAACAAGGCCAACCCCATGTCGCCCGCCAGCTTTTCGACACAATTCCCCAACCAAAAACAGTTCTTTGGAACACTATCATCATCGGTTACATTTGCAACAATATGCCCCATGAAGCCCTTTTATTCTATTCACACATGAAGAGTTGCTCCTCTCTCACCAAATGCGACTCCTATACTTACTCCTCTGTCCTCAAAGCTTGTGCTCTATCGCGTAATTTTCGCATAGGTAAAGCCGTTCATTGCCATTTCATTCGGGGTTTAACCTATCCTAGTAGGATCGTGTATAATgctttgttgaatttttatgcTACTTGTTTGAGTTCTATGGATAATAAGGAAATGGGTGGTTATATTGAAGGCTTTGATTATGTGAAACATGACTTGGTATGTAAAGTATTCAATATGATGCGTAAGAGAGATGTGGTCGCTTGGAATACTATGATTTTGTGGTATGTAAAGACAGAGAGATATTTGGAAGCAGTTAAGCTGTTTAGGAATATGATGAAAACAGGGATAAAACAAAGTGCAGTTAGTTTCGTTAACATTTTTCCAGCTATATCTGGTTTAGTGGACTATAATAATGCTGAAGTTCTTTACGGGATGCTTCTCAAGTCGGGTGATGAATGTGTTGATAACTTTTTTGTTGTTAGTTCGGCAATTTCCATGTTTGCAGAGCTTGGTTGCCTTGATTTTGCTAGGAAGATCTTTGACAATTGCTCGCTGAGAAATATAGAGATTTGGAACACTATGATTGGAGGGTATCTTCAAAATAATGTTCCGGTTGAAGGAATTAAGCTTTCTATTCAAGCTATGGAATTAGGAACTGTTTTTGATGACGTCACTTTTCTCTCAGCATTAATTGCTGTTTCACAGTTGCAGCAGTTGCATTTGGCAGAACAGCTACATGCCTATGTAATTAAGAATGAACGAAAATTGCCACTTATGGTAGCCAATGCAATACTCGTTATGTATTCCAGGTGCGGTTCAATTCACAcatcatttgaaatttttgataaGATGCCTGTAAGAGATGTCATTTCTTGGAATACCATGGTATCTGCTTTTGTACAGAATGGGTTGGATGATGAAGGGTTATTACTTGTATATGAGATGCAGAAGCAAGGTTTCTTGGTTGATTCTGTGACTGTAACTGCTATACTTTCAGCAGCATCAAATCTTAGAAACCAAGAAATTGGAAAACAGACCCATGCTTATCTTCTTAGGCATGGCATTAAGTTTGAGGGGATGGACAGTTATATTATAGATATGTATGCTAAATCTGGCTTGATTAGGAATTCACAGATACTTTTTGAAAAAAGCAATTCAAGCAATAGAGATCAAGCCACGTGGAATGCTATGATTGCTGGTCTTGCACAGAATGGGCTTATTGAAGAAGCTATTGTCGTCTTTAGAAAAATGCTTCAGCAAAATGTAGTGCCCAATGCTGTGACGTTGGCATCAGTTCTCCCAGCATGTAGTCTAATGGGGAATATAGATTTAGGTAAGCAACTCCATGGATTTTCTGTTCGTAATTTGTTGGACTCCAATGTCTTTGTGGGAACAGCTTTAGTTGACATGTATTCCAAATCTGGTGCCCTCAAACTTGCTGAAAACATGTTCTCTAAGATCCCTGAGAAAAATTCTGTTACATACACCACAATGATCTTGGCTTATGGTCAACATGGGTTGGGTGAGAAAGCTCTCACTTTGTTTAGCTCAATGCAGGTTTCCGGCATTCAGCCTGATGTCATTACCTTTGTTGCAGTCCTATCAGCTTGTGGCTATGCTGGGTTGGTTGATGAGGGCcttcatatattttattcaatggAGAGGGAGTTTAACATCCAGCCCTCAATGGAGCATTATTGTTGTGTTGCTGACATGCTAGGGAAGGTTGGGAGGGTTTATGAAGCCTATGAGTTTGTTGAGCAATTAGGTGAAATGGGTAACTCCTTGGAGATTTGGGGATCACTTCTTGCATCTTGTAGGCTTCACCAAAAATCTGACTTGGGTGAAGTTGTGGCCAAGAGGTTGCTTCAAATGGATACAGAAAACAGTACCACAGGATATCATGTTTTGCTCTCTAATATATATGCAGGGGAAGGAAACTGGGAAAGTGTTGATAGAGTgagaaaagaaatgaaggaAAAGGATATGCGGAAGGCTGTTGGTTGTAGTTGGATCGAGGTGGCTGGTTGTGTGAACTATTTTACTTCAAAGGATCAAGAACACCCCCAATCTGATAAGTTATATGAATTGTTAGGACTTCACAAAGAGATGAAAAGATGTTGA